The genomic region CCGTTTTGAATGCCCATATCCGCGCCGATTGGATATATTTCACCACCGGCTTCAGCCTCGAAGGTGAGTTGCGGGCCTTTGGTGACATACGCTCGCTGCTGGCGCAAGCCATCCAGAATCCCTTTTGTGGAAAGTTCGTCTGCATAGACACAGGTCGTGGGCATCCCCAGACGCTCGCCGAAGCGATTCGCTTCGGGCCGTGGTGGGTAGTGGTAATCGCTGCCGCCGATGGCTGTAATGCGATATCCGGCGTTAAGCCAGTTGCTCCACATGGCAACAGCCGCAGAGTTGGCGGTAAGATTGTCCGGCCAGTAGAGATCGTTCCAGATTTCCAGGCAATGAACCTGACGCAGGTCGCAATCCTCAAATTGCCAATCCCAGGGAGGCAGGTGCGGATGGTTGATTGAATTCAGCAGACCATCGGCGGATATGGCTTGCATCAATTCTGTGATGGTTTTATATCGGTCCGGCAGCGAGACTTCGATTTGATCGCTGCAAATCGCCTCCATCCAGTCTCGCCAGCCCTCCAGGGCAAATGTGTTGAAGTGGCCTTTATCGAAGGTTAACTCCAGCCCCGGGATGACCAGGAAATCGGAACGGGGCGTGAAATCCAGCAGCCCGGCAAAGGTATTGTGATCGGTGATGGCGATGAAATCCAGCCCTTCGGCTTTGGCGATGCCTGCCACAACATCGGCGGGGTAATCGCCATCGGTAGCATTGGTGTGGGTGTGGAAGTCGCCGCGATACCAACCAGACTTGGGATTGACGACCTGTGAAAAACTCTGTTCGAGAGCAACGTGCATTGAGGGGGTGATTTTCATGTTCGGGCCTCGTTAAGATGGTTGACATTCCAGATGAGCAATTCTACGCCAATCTTTTTGGGTGTCAAGTTTTGCACTCGGTTGAATGTAAAGTGTACTTGACAGAAAA from Chloroflexota bacterium harbors:
- a CDS encoding PHP domain-containing protein; translation: MKITPSMHVALEQSFSQVVNPKSGWYRGDFHTHTNATDGDYPADVVAGIAKAEGLDFIAITDHNTFAGLLDFTPRSDFLVIPGLELTFDKGHFNTFALEGWRDWMEAICSDQIEVSLPDRYKTITELMQAISADGLLNSINHPHLPPWDWQFEDCDLRQVHCLEIWNDLYWPDNLTANSAAVAMWSNWLNAGYRITAIGGSDYHYPPRPEANRFGERLGMPTTCVYADELSTKGILDGLRQQRAYVTKGPQLTFEAEAGGEIYPIGADMGIQNGEITFMASLSHATRPLTAHLVENGLVIAQKVINGASGNLQFQHSANPTRSMWYRLDITDKTGDIWAITNPIFSGPVKTPDRLFYEDFTR